In Myxocyprinus asiaticus isolate MX2 ecotype Aquarium Trade chromosome 3, UBuf_Myxa_2, whole genome shotgun sequence, the following proteins share a genomic window:
- the LOC127423632 gene encoding surfeit locus protein 2-like, which produces MEDLSEDFRSFLQNHPFFELTHSKKVKCTLNGHEFPCSLVELQHFTSGKQYKKLSAEAEFDYSQYEPHIVTSTKQLNHLFCKLTLRHINRVPQHVLRHINGKRYKKALEKYEECVRQGVEFVPARLKQKKRPKERDDVTGSDRRHKRKEDSGIWAPSSSDVEKSDSEDNMSDLYPPSMFTVKKAEDEEGMEDGEEDDFETDDDEDVSEMEVENQTPKRKKVQSSGFTKKFKKNKKKGFGHVGKVNGK; this is translated from the exons ATGGAGGATTTATCAGAAGATTTTAGGTCTTTTCTACAGAATCATCCATTCTTTGAGCTCACACACTCTAAGAAG GTGAAGTGCACATTGAACGGTCATGAGTTTCCGTGCAGTCTCGTTGAACTGCAACATTTCACATCAGGAAAGCAATATAAGAAACTGTCAGCAGAGGCAGAGTTTGATTACAGTCAGTATGAGCCTCATATAGTGACCAGCACTAAACAACT TAATCATCTCTTCTGCAAGCTCACTTTACGCCACATCAATCGCGTACCACAACACGTTCTACGCCACATCAACGGCAAACGATACAAAAAAGCTCTTGAGAAGT ATGAGGAGTGTGTTCGTCAGGGTGTGGAGTTTGTTCCTGCCAGACTCAAACAGAAAAAGAGACCCAAAGAGCGTGATGATGTCACAGGAAGTGACAGACGACACAAGAGGAAGGAGGACAGTGGCATCTGGGCTCCGAGCTCGAGTGATGTCGAGAAAAGCGACTCGGAGGACAACATGTCTGACCTTTACCCCC CGTCGATGTTCACTGTAAAGAAAGCAGAGGATGAGGAGGGTATGGAAGATGGAGAGGAAGATGACTTTGAGactgatgatgatgaggatgtgTCTGAAATGGAGGTAGAAAACCAGACGCCCAAACGCAAAAAG GTACAATCCAGTGGATTTACTAAGAAATTTAAAAAGAACAAGAAGAAAGGATTTGGACATGTTGGCAAAGtaaatggaaaataa
- the bbln gene encoding UPF0184 protein C9orf16 homolog — MSGPNGDPHISADDGIIDDEDEFSDEEYAAINSMLDQINSCLDNIEERNDVLNGKLHELLESNRQVRQEFREQLTDGDTEEHPPPDKDQMSTETLNED; from the exons ATGTCTGGACCAAACGGTGATCCCCATATTTCAGCGGATGATGGAATAATCGATGATGAAGATGAATTCAGTGAtgaag AATATGCAGCAATCAACTCCATGCTAGACCAGATCAACTCGTGTCTGGATAATATAGAGGAGAGAAACGATGTTCTGAACGGAAAACTGCACGAGCTGCTGGAGTCCAACAGACAAGTGCGGCAAGAGTTCAGAGAGCAGCTGACGGATGGAGACACCGAGGAACATCCTCCTCCTGATAAAGATCAAATGTCCACAGAAACACTGAATGAAGACTAG